One genomic region from Candidatus Xiphinematobacter sp. encodes:
- a CDS encoding OmpH family outer membrane protein, translated as MNRVFTEYYKTKEAQSQLNAERESSKQHLEERLAKLKDTMKAIEVLGQEIKKPELSGLTKAEKTKKREAKVKEARELDRECSSFRTMREQQLQEKFGRMRADIVQDIMKVVNAKVKAVSYDFVFDKSGLGFGGIPVVLYAANDVDLTAQVISELNKGAPKEKKPKKA; from the coding sequence ATGAACCGTGTTTTCACGGAGTACTACAAAACAAAGGAAGCTCAAAGCCAGCTTAATGCCGAACGAGAGTCCTCCAAGCAGCACTTAGAAGAGCGGCTCGCGAAATTGAAGGACACCATGAAGGCGATTGAAGTCCTAGGTCAGGAAATCAAGAAACCTGAGCTTAGCGGATTAACTAAGGCGGAAAAGACCAAAAAACGTGAGGCAAAGGTTAAGGAGGCAAGAGAACTTGACCGTGAATGCTCCAGTTTTCGGACTATGAGAGAACAGCAGCTCCAAGAGAAGTTTGGGCGTATGCGGGCGGATATCGTTCAGGACATCATGAAGGTGGTGAACGCTAAGGTGAAGGCTGTTAGCTACGATTTTGTTTTTGATAAATCTGGACTTGGTTTCGGAGGAATTCCGGTGGTTCTCTACGCCGCCAACGATGTTGATTTGACCGCTCAGGTTATTTCTGAGCTGAATAAGGGGGCACCAAAGGAGAAGAAACCTAAGAAGGCCTAG
- a CDS encoding DUF58 domain-containing protein, whose product MYKPDETFRKIRRIELCTRHLVRSSFSGCYHSAFKGSGMHFDEVREYAPGDEIRSIDWNVTARLDMPYVKKFVEERELTVMLAVDISASGTFGSVRLSKREFAAEIASILAFSASRNNDRVGLVLFSDRVELFIPPKKGYPHVLRLLREMLLFKPKGKCTDFSAAFGILDHVVHRRAVVFVLSDFLVADLSKQFIVASRRHDVIALCIEDPGEILLPNVGVITFEDAESGRQVELDSSKRRVMEEFARLESRHRSVQRKVLQNLGVDIIRFHTNEDIIPPLRAFFARRKRKLL is encoded by the coding sequence ATGTATAAACCAGACGAGACCTTTCGAAAAATTCGGCGGATTGAGCTATGCACACGGCATCTTGTAAGGTCCTCTTTTTCTGGCTGCTATCATAGCGCTTTCAAGGGAAGTGGAATGCATTTTGATGAGGTACGTGAGTATGCACCTGGCGATGAAATTCGCAGTATTGACTGGAACGTAACTGCGCGCTTGGACATGCCTTATGTGAAAAAGTTCGTAGAAGAGCGAGAACTAACAGTCATGCTAGCGGTGGATATTAGCGCCTCTGGAACTTTTGGAAGTGTACGCCTGAGCAAGCGGGAATTTGCCGCGGAAATAGCGTCCATCCTAGCCTTTAGCGCCTCTCGGAACAACGATAGAGTGGGTCTTGTCCTGTTTAGCGATCGCGTAGAGCTCTTCATCCCTCCAAAGAAGGGATACCCTCATGTACTTAGGCTCCTCCGAGAAATGCTTCTTTTTAAGCCCAAGGGTAAATGTACGGACTTTTCCGCAGCATTTGGGATACTTGACCACGTGGTCCATCGGCGTGCTGTAGTGTTTGTTCTCTCTGATTTTCTCGTTGCAGACTTATCCAAGCAGTTCATTGTGGCAAGCCGTAGGCATGACGTCATCGCTCTATGCATCGAGGATCCTGGTGAAATCCTCCTGCCAAATGTAGGTGTTATTACTTTTGAGGATGCTGAAAGTGGTCGCCAAGTGGAGCTCGATTCCTCTAAGAGGAGAGTGATGGAGGAGTTTGCGAGGCTTGAATCGAGGCATCGCAGTGTTCAAAGAAAGGTGCTACAGAATCTTGGAGTTGATATTATACGGTTCCACACCAATGAGGATATCATCCCACCGCTACGTGCTTTTTTTGCGCGAAGAAAAAGGAAATTGTTATGA
- a CDS encoding VWA domain-containing protein, with protein sequence MIHPLRFGSFTILYPWVLFFLLALPALFLLRRMVGSVTPAVRFSSIETMLALGRGGKSQTRSYLNAITCLTVTLLFLAASRPQLEKSNTRLQSSGIDILLAFDVSSSMRAEDMTIGNKRISRIGAVKGIARQFIAKRLNDHIGIIAFAGRPYLVSPPTLNRDWLASNIGRLQAGMIEEEDSTAIGSAIAAATRRLRNHSSKSKKVLILLTDGVNNAGRISPLTAAEAARALGIKIYTIGAGSSGPVPFPVPDIFGGTRYQMVELDSDPATLKKIAEVTSGQFFHAADRQSLKKIFQTVGQMERSTAVVTKVLFYLDLFPWLVGLALGLLLAEVLLSQTVWRQLP encoded by the coding sequence ATGATACATCCGCTTCGCTTTGGCAGCTTTACCATTCTATATCCCTGGGTCCTCTTTTTTTTGCTGGCCCTTCCAGCGCTGTTTCTTTTGAGGCGGATGGTAGGTAGTGTTACGCCAGCTGTGCGGTTTTCTTCCATAGAAACAATGTTGGCCTTGGGTCGAGGTGGTAAATCGCAGACCAGAAGTTACCTCAATGCAATTACTTGCTTGACAGTGACCCTTTTGTTTCTAGCGGCATCTCGACCGCAACTGGAAAAGAGTAACACTCGTCTTCAGTCAAGTGGTATCGACATCCTATTGGCTTTCGATGTTTCCAGCTCTATGAGAGCAGAAGACATGACTATCGGCAATAAGCGGATAAGCAGAATAGGGGCCGTCAAGGGGATTGCACGGCAATTTATCGCTAAACGCCTAAATGATCACATCGGTATTATTGCATTTGCTGGACGCCCCTATTTGGTTAGCCCACCTACACTAAATCGTGACTGGCTGGCATCAAATATAGGGCGCCTGCAGGCAGGTATGATAGAAGAAGAGGATAGCACTGCTATTGGTTCAGCAATTGCTGCCGCCACTCGGCGCCTCAGGAACCACTCTTCTAAGTCAAAAAAGGTCCTGATACTACTCACGGATGGCGTAAATAATGCCGGCCGTATCTCTCCTCTAACCGCCGCAGAGGCAGCCAGGGCTCTTGGGATAAAAATCTACACCATCGGTGCAGGCTCCAGCGGCCCAGTACCCTTTCCAGTGCCAGATATATTTGGCGGAACTCGATATCAAATGGTTGAGCTTGACAGTGACCCGGCCACTTTAAAAAAAATTGCAGAGGTGACAAGCGGGCAATTCTTTCATGCAGCGGATAGGCAGTCTCTAAAGAAAATTTTTCAAACAGTCGGCCAAATGGAAAGGTCAACGGCAGTAGTGACTAAGGTATTGTTTTATCTGGATTTGTTCCCGTGGCTCGTAGGTTTAGCACTCGGACTGCTCCTAGCGGAAGTCCTTCTTTCTCAAACGGTATGGAGGCAGCTTCCCTAA
- the lpxD gene encoding UDP-3-O-(3-hydroxymyristoyl)glucosamine N-acyltransferase, with product MRLGKVAQLVNAEVPLSSAAVEIYGVSAVEDAGSSDVTFLGNLKYLRALRSSRAAAVLVPMNFEGSVPPILLRVENPTTAFGKLIDFFSEPDLAPYTPGIHRLACVAEGACISPGVSIQPFAIVEPGAQIGAETIIGAHCYIGQKVTIGEKCLLYPRVSILARCLVGNRVILHPGVVLGSDGFGFEYLRGEHIKLPQRGIVQVDDDVEIGANTTVDRARFGRTWIQKGVKVDNLVQIAHNATVGECSILCGQAGIAGSARIGRRVTIAGQAGINGHIEIGDGAIIAAKSGVVKSASPKEVLIGVPARPIRAYKRRLFHVERLEKLYARVRRLEEVIIKLLQ from the coding sequence ATGAGGCTTGGGAAAGTTGCACAGCTCGTTAACGCAGAGGTTCCTCTGAGCTCCGCGGCTGTAGAGATCTATGGCGTTTCTGCCGTAGAGGATGCGGGGAGCAGTGATGTGACATTTTTAGGGAACCTCAAATACCTGCGCGCGTTGCGCTCCAGCCGTGCTGCTGCCGTTCTAGTTCCCATGAATTTTGAGGGTTCAGTTCCACCAATTCTTCTTCGTGTAGAAAATCCAACGACCGCTTTTGGCAAGCTGATTGATTTTTTTTCTGAGCCTGATCTCGCCCCCTATACACCAGGAATACACCGGCTTGCCTGTGTAGCAGAGGGGGCTTGTATCTCTCCTGGGGTAAGCATTCAGCCATTTGCTATAGTAGAACCTGGGGCTCAAATTGGTGCAGAAACAATAATAGGGGCGCATTGTTACATAGGACAAAAGGTCACTATCGGGGAGAAGTGCCTTCTATACCCTCGTGTGAGTATTCTGGCACGGTGCTTGGTCGGAAATAGGGTAATTCTCCATCCCGGTGTAGTCTTGGGCTCAGACGGCTTCGGGTTTGAATATTTGAGAGGAGAGCATATTAAACTACCACAGAGGGGTATTGTGCAAGTGGATGATGATGTGGAAATTGGTGCTAATACTACGGTAGATCGTGCGCGCTTTGGGCGCACCTGGATCCAAAAAGGAGTTAAAGTTGACAACCTCGTTCAGATCGCCCACAACGCCACCGTCGGGGAGTGCTCCATTCTCTGCGGTCAAGCAGGGATTGCAGGGAGTGCCAGGATAGGGCGCCGTGTAACCATTGCAGGGCAGGCGGGAATCAATGGTCACATAGAAATAGGAGACGGGGCAATCATTGCTGCAAAGTCTGGAGTGGTCAAGTCCGCTTCCCCAAAAGAGGTACTAATTGGAGTGCCAGCCCGTCCTATAAGGGCCTACAAGCGTAGGTTATTCCATGTGGAACGTCTGGAGAAGCTTTATGCACGAGTGCGGCGCTTGGAAGAGGTAATTATCAAGCTCTTACAATAG
- a CDS encoding DUF21 domain-containing protein, with the protein MIFITIFSCMFILALSGIESVLNTNRARLHHYTKLGDATVSTLRSLLAQRDRLLVTVRTFSSVFRMLSLASLYSFLAPRIGVLSTAAATALSIPLLTLFSVILPQALFRRLPISVAIASVGALSFFQKITRPLAPLLSWLASPFVARDKREQLSAQTLAATVEIGRAVSSLTETGQLSHAASQLIQNLLRCRGKRISSFIIPLQDVAHASPDTPISELLQLSSHTKTEQVLILGERGQITGIIDILDLLLEGIRVGRSKSHTRNIASVSSAESIYTAIRKMRTAKTNTCAVTAQISGHVLGVVTMDTLLQCLLIGRGKKSHHLPRGTTLLL; encoded by the coding sequence ATGATTTTTATTACAATTTTCTCCTGTATGTTTATCCTTGCGCTTTCCGGCATTGAGTCTGTACTCAACACTAACCGAGCTCGGCTACACCACTACACCAAACTTGGTGACGCTACAGTGTCTACTCTACGTTCACTTCTAGCACAGAGGGACCGCTTATTGGTTACAGTAAGAACGTTTTCCTCTGTCTTTCGAATGCTTTCTCTTGCATCGTTATATTCCTTTCTTGCACCAAGAATCGGTGTTCTTAGCACTGCAGCAGCAACAGCATTGAGCATCCCTTTACTGACGCTATTCTCGGTGATACTTCCTCAGGCACTGTTCCGGCGACTTCCAATTTCTGTTGCGATAGCTTCTGTCGGCGCTCTTTCCTTTTTTCAAAAGATCACGCGGCCCCTTGCCCCTTTGCTTAGTTGGCTAGCCAGTCCCTTTGTTGCCCGTGACAAGCGCGAGCAGTTATCCGCGCAGACTCTTGCAGCCACTGTGGAAATTGGGCGTGCTGTCTCAAGTCTTACGGAGACAGGTCAGCTGAGCCATGCGGCTTCTCAGCTGATCCAGAATCTTCTTAGATGTAGAGGTAAAAGGATTTCCTCTTTCATAATTCCCCTCCAAGACGTGGCACACGCTAGTCCAGATACACCCATCTCTGAACTCCTACAACTTTCCAGCCATACCAAAACTGAGCAAGTCCTTATTTTAGGAGAACGCGGGCAGATTACGGGAATAATAGACATTCTTGACCTTCTGCTGGAAGGCATTCGTGTTGGAAGATCTAAATCTCATACTAGAAATATTGCCTCGGTTTCTTCCGCCGAGAGTATCTATACAGCTATTCGAAAAATGCGAACTGCCAAAACTAACACCTGTGCTGTCACCGCGCAGATCTCTGGGCATGTGCTAGGCGTTGTCACCATGGACACCCTTCTTCAGTGCCTCCTTATAGGAAGGGGGAAGAAATCGCACCACCTCCCCAGAGGGACGACACTTCTATTGTAA
- a CDS encoding HlyC/CorC family transporter, whose translation MNGVSYLLLPLGVLLVFTSAILSMVSASFSALTETMKQIARKKDRVFAQRLEKWMCSRREVLSAINIVDGLVTLLLIFVCLWWIDVQGISTYLPGWMLAMLLFTAATLFCELLPKLIGLAQPVFVLSICWPIVSGIHRLLEPIICLVLTWNDAWVNRFRSNLILSDGTLSLEELRSLLEVSEEEGGLQHEEAVLFQKIIRLSSEVANHCMIPRVDTFTLPDDLTNAQATVLIREMRYRQVPIRGETPDEILGILDTRNFLLSPERHYTGMLQPPSLVPETIQALDLLVAFQIQRKNVAILLDEYGGIEGLVTFSDLLEEIFDEDGHDHRNSPSIISIEGGRFLASGGLHLDDLGEVLGIDTSDFSAHTIGGMLIEHFGQLPRVGASMPLVNWEVCVRQISRKRVLEVLISPLQTIHTSSAVPPPLLK comes from the coding sequence ATGAATGGAGTTTCGTATCTGCTTCTACCCCTAGGCGTTTTGCTGGTTTTCACCTCAGCTATTCTTTCCATGGTAAGTGCGTCGTTTTCTGCTTTGACAGAAACCATGAAACAGATTGCACGTAAGAAAGACAGAGTATTTGCACAACGGCTAGAAAAATGGATGTGTTCTCGAAGAGAAGTTTTAAGCGCTATTAACATTGTAGATGGCTTAGTAACGCTTCTGCTTATCTTCGTTTGTCTATGGTGGATAGACGTTCAAGGCATTAGTACTTACCTGCCAGGGTGGATGTTGGCCATGTTGCTCTTTACAGCGGCCACTCTCTTCTGTGAGCTTCTACCAAAGCTCATTGGTCTAGCGCAACCGGTGTTTGTTTTGTCCATCTGTTGGCCCATTGTATCTGGCATTCACCGGTTGCTGGAACCCATTATTTGCCTAGTACTAACGTGGAATGATGCCTGGGTGAATAGATTCAGAAGCAATCTCATTCTTTCTGATGGTACACTTTCTCTGGAAGAGCTACGGTCTCTGCTTGAGGTAAGCGAAGAAGAGGGAGGGTTACAGCATGAAGAGGCCGTACTTTTTCAAAAGATTATCAGGCTGTCATCTGAGGTAGCTAATCACTGCATGATTCCACGAGTAGACACTTTCACGCTACCTGATGATCTTACAAACGCTCAGGCAACGGTTCTCATCCGAGAGATGAGGTATAGGCAGGTGCCGATACGAGGCGAAACACCGGACGAAATCCTTGGTATTCTGGACACCAGAAATTTCCTTCTCTCTCCTGAGAGACACTACACAGGCATGCTCCAGCCCCCTTCCCTTGTACCAGAAACTATCCAAGCTTTGGATCTGCTTGTTGCCTTCCAGATTCAGAGAAAAAACGTGGCGATTCTACTGGACGAGTACGGAGGAATCGAGGGACTTGTGACTTTTTCCGATCTTCTAGAGGAAATTTTTGACGAGGATGGCCATGACCACAGAAACTCTCCATCTATTATTTCAATAGAGGGTGGAAGGTTTTTGGCAAGTGGCGGGCTGCATCTCGATGATCTTGGAGAGGTATTGGGTATTGATACTTCTGACTTTTCTGCTCACACCATTGGAGGGATGCTGATCGAGCATTTTGGGCAACTACCTAGGGTTGGGGCTTCTATGCCACTGGTGAATTGGGAAGTCTGCGTTCGACAGATTTCTAGGAAGCGCGTTCTGGAAGTTCTTATTTCTCCACTACAGACAATCCATACAAGCTCAGCGGTACCCCCCCCACTGCTCAAATGA
- a CDS encoding BatD family protein — translation MRTWLNSYLKSYVVASLICCWWLWYISFLSACAAAVRASVRISDGEVQVGQTVHLDIIVQGARNAEVPDDIRIEGLRVSYVGRSTQIRMLNTQVDSSSTYTFSVYPLRAGTFIIPALQVKVDGAILLTKPLSLKVVEAFTQRGRHKQKIPQQSPPLRSTDTKLAFGMLSIPKKEAYLGDIIPIKVQYFFHPNLSVQSISSAPSLIGEGFMVQEMSEPKRSYREINGTKYTVLAFQSSVCPIRAGKLQIPPASLICQVLERPLLDISQQEANVADAFLQRFFGTISVAHAVRKIEVRSDSATIQALSLPNERQPVSFHGAIGNFALRVEASTKDSSLGDPITLRAIISGEGNFERIRELELDGRQGWKSYSFPPKFKRLGGYGEKVFEWMLVPSVEKNSTPEVVFSYFNPTLTKYITLRSASAVRARPASHSASAPEVRSSVPLTEKEKRRVVRKFAAESYQPITGRPEFAAANGIAILALLAFVGSQLVRNFKKSGELRSPLKASLDRLSDPNTSAEKFYSSAAEFLLLRAQLASGKNMRGESAQEVVRAIGLVGEESKLALKTLVLHEETSYGFRQVEKPPIETRAAILRLLGHLG, via the coding sequence ATGAGAACTTGGCTAAATTCCTACTTAAAGAGTTACGTGGTAGCTTCACTAATCTGCTGTTGGTGGTTGTGGTATATCTCTTTCCTTTCTGCCTGTGCAGCAGCTGTTCGGGCGAGTGTTCGAATTTCCGATGGGGAGGTGCAGGTGGGACAAACTGTCCATCTAGACATCATTGTCCAGGGAGCAAGAAACGCGGAGGTACCCGATGATATAAGAATAGAGGGTTTACGAGTAAGTTATGTCGGGCGGTCGACGCAAATTCGCATGCTCAATACGCAAGTTGATTCAAGTTCCACTTATACCTTTTCTGTATATCCGTTGCGCGCCGGGACTTTCATCATCCCCGCTTTGCAAGTCAAGGTAGATGGTGCAATCCTTCTGACTAAGCCGTTATCCTTGAAGGTGGTAGAAGCTTTCACACAGAGGGGCAGGCACAAACAAAAGATACCTCAGCAATCCCCCCCATTGCGTTCCACCGATACAAAGCTTGCATTTGGAATGCTTTCCATCCCTAAAAAAGAAGCCTACCTAGGGGATATAATCCCCATTAAAGTCCAGTATTTTTTTCACCCTAATCTTTCCGTACAGTCCATTAGCTCTGCACCATCTTTGATCGGAGAGGGATTTATGGTTCAGGAAATGAGCGAACCTAAGCGGAGTTATCGAGAAATCAACGGGACTAAGTACACGGTTCTTGCTTTTCAAAGTTCTGTTTGCCCAATAAGGGCGGGAAAGTTGCAGATTCCACCAGCATCCCTCATCTGTCAGGTGCTGGAGCGCCCACTTCTTGATATCTCACAACAGGAGGCGAATGTGGCAGATGCTTTTTTGCAGCGCTTTTTTGGCACAATATCGGTTGCTCACGCCGTGCGGAAAATAGAGGTCAGGTCAGATTCTGCAACTATACAGGCACTCTCTTTACCAAATGAGAGACAACCAGTTTCTTTTCATGGTGCCATTGGAAACTTTGCTCTACGCGTGGAAGCCTCCACAAAGGATTCTTCACTGGGAGATCCTATTACCTTACGAGCAATTATTTCTGGGGAAGGAAATTTTGAGCGGATCAGAGAACTAGAATTGGATGGTAGACAAGGATGGAAGTCCTATTCCTTCCCACCAAAGTTTAAAAGACTGGGGGGATATGGCGAGAAAGTGTTCGAATGGATGCTGGTCCCCAGTGTGGAAAAAAATTCCACGCCGGAGGTCGTTTTTTCTTATTTCAACCCCACTCTAACGAAGTACATAACATTGCGCTCTGCCTCAGCAGTAAGGGCAAGGCCAGCATCCCACTCAGCATCTGCGCCAGAAGTAAGATCTTCCGTTCCCCTAACTGAGAAGGAAAAACGGAGAGTCGTGAGAAAATTCGCTGCTGAATCTTACCAACCAATTACCGGACGTCCTGAGTTTGCGGCCGCCAATGGGATAGCTATCCTGGCATTGTTGGCCTTTGTTGGGAGTCAACTCGTGCGGAATTTTAAAAAATCTGGTGAATTACGATCCCCCTTGAAAGCGTCTTTAGATAGGCTGTCCGATCCTAATACTTCTGCAGAAAAGTTCTATTCCTCCGCTGCAGAATTTCTTCTCTTGCGGGCGCAATTGGCCTCTGGGAAAAATATGAGAGGAGAATCAGCGCAGGAAGTCGTGCGTGCTATTGGGCTCGTAGGTGAGGAATCTAAGTTGGCGTTGAAAACCTTGGTACTTCATGAGGAGACATCCTACGGCTTTCGTCAGGTGGAGAAACCTCCCATCGAGACTCGTGCAGCTATCCTGAGACTCTTAGGGCATCTGGGTTGA
- a CDS encoding DUF4381 family protein, with amino-acid sequence MTSAVSSLLELAPLHDIDPPVPIPPYPVWYPVWVAPLAILGVLGLTATFFFVRKLSLPKGKRPTSPKDTALQALALLRSQIEVLSPHDFGVEVSALLRRYIQEEYGLHATTQTSMEFLVSIQDSPMFSLEEKVILGKFLEMADLLKFSRKEIKRDETSALLLQAEQLVCTKNQDAVSQEL; translated from the coding sequence ATGACTTCTGCTGTCTCCTCCTTGCTAGAACTAGCTCCACTCCATGATATTGACCCTCCGGTCCCTATTCCTCCATATCCAGTTTGGTATCCAGTTTGGGTCGCTCCGCTGGCCATCTTAGGTGTTCTGGGCCTCACCGCCACATTTTTTTTTGTCAGGAAGCTTTCCCTTCCCAAAGGGAAACGACCTACCTCTCCCAAGGACACCGCGCTACAGGCATTAGCACTGCTCCGCTCCCAAATAGAAGTACTTTCTCCCCACGACTTTGGTGTTGAAGTTTCCGCTCTTCTCCGTCGCTACATACAAGAGGAATACGGGCTACACGCGACAACTCAAACCTCCATGGAGTTCTTGGTGTCCATTCAAGACAGCCCTATGTTCTCCTTAGAGGAGAAGGTCATACTAGGAAAATTTCTTGAGATGGCCGACCTTCTTAAATTCTCCAGGAAAGAAATAAAGCGAGATGAGACTTCCGCTTTGTTACTACAGGCAGAGCAGCTTGTATGTACAAAAAATCAGGATGCGGTTTCACAGGAACTCTAA
- a CDS encoding VWA domain-containing protein — protein MEAASLSFSEPSWFAALAILPAIALLLWWANRRNTLLLQQVVAPRLFEQLVDSVSGKRKFIRAALLLGSLTLLITTLARPQLGTAPISTTQAGKDIIVAVDVSRSMLADDSAPNRLTQAKFFVQDLINCLRGDRLGLITFSGTAFLQIPPTIDYGAIAGGVEELDVNFIPRGGTNIASAIRVARTAFGHLVGEARALILVSDGEELEGKAIIEAKKAASQGIHIYAVGIGTTRGSLIPIAAAQSGEQDFVRGADGKPVISHLDAAYLKAIAETTGGFYCPFSPFLSAQRIFNQGLLPSLVPRKGQALMSSRPIERFEWTLIPAILLLLAWRLTEHWRMGCCRRIPFPGLILVGILSTATSVKAAQNGLESYQRGDYQRALKDFESCLQERPNLPEASFNAGTAAYRLGDYDRALDFFGKAIPGKSVQLRASAQYNMGNSLVRKGEASSSYEQRRAQWKAAIRQYDQVLRQQPKNKAAADNKKLVQAMLREQDQRENKGSQQDQRENKGSQQDQRENKGSQQDQRENKGSQQDQRENKGSQQDRANRTKGRTRGANRTRIRGLALLLPFPLLFRKQTKMSKLEEEKEAFPVER, from the coding sequence ATGGAGGCAGCTTCCCTAAGCTTTAGTGAACCATCCTGGTTTGCCGCTCTGGCCATCTTGCCAGCGATTGCCTTGCTTTTGTGGTGGGCAAATCGACGGAACACACTTCTCCTACAACAAGTAGTAGCTCCCCGTTTGTTTGAGCAACTCGTAGATTCCGTGAGTGGAAAGCGGAAATTCATCCGGGCAGCCCTCTTGCTGGGCAGTCTTACTCTTTTGATCACAACCCTTGCCAGGCCCCAGCTAGGAACCGCTCCTATAAGTACCACGCAAGCAGGGAAGGACATTATCGTTGCAGTAGATGTTTCTAGAAGCATGTTGGCAGACGATTCTGCACCCAACCGGCTGACACAAGCGAAGTTTTTTGTGCAAGATCTCATCAATTGCCTTCGTGGGGACCGTTTGGGGTTAATCACTTTTTCTGGAACAGCTTTCCTACAAATTCCACCGACAATTGACTATGGTGCTATAGCTGGGGGGGTTGAGGAATTGGATGTGAATTTCATTCCTAGAGGCGGGACTAACATTGCTTCTGCTATTCGAGTAGCAAGAACGGCATTTGGTCACCTTGTGGGAGAAGCTCGTGCATTGATTCTCGTGTCCGACGGTGAAGAGTTAGAGGGGAAGGCTATCATCGAAGCAAAAAAAGCAGCCTCCCAGGGAATCCACATTTATGCTGTAGGTATTGGCACCACCAGAGGATCCTTGATCCCCATTGCTGCTGCACAATCTGGGGAACAAGATTTCGTGCGTGGTGCTGACGGAAAACCAGTAATCAGCCACTTAGATGCAGCGTATCTCAAAGCAATTGCAGAAACCACCGGTGGTTTTTACTGTCCCTTTAGCCCATTTTTATCTGCTCAACGGATCTTTAACCAAGGGTTACTCCCCTCACTCGTCCCAAGGAAGGGTCAAGCCTTGATGTCGAGCCGTCCTATTGAGAGATTTGAGTGGACCCTCATTCCGGCGATTTTGTTGCTATTGGCTTGGCGATTAACAGAGCATTGGAGGATGGGTTGTTGCAGGCGCATCCCCTTTCCGGGACTGATATTAGTGGGCATCTTGTCGACAGCGACGTCGGTAAAAGCTGCACAAAATGGCTTAGAAAGTTATCAGAGGGGAGACTATCAAAGAGCTCTCAAAGATTTTGAGAGTTGTTTACAAGAGAGACCGAATCTTCCAGAAGCCTCCTTTAATGCGGGTACAGCAGCTTACAGATTGGGAGATTATGATAGGGCTCTTGATTTTTTTGGAAAGGCTATCCCAGGGAAATCTGTGCAACTTCGTGCTAGTGCCCAATACAATATGGGCAACAGTCTAGTACGAAAGGGGGAAGCCAGTTCTTCGTATGAGCAGAGACGAGCACAGTGGAAGGCTGCCATCCGTCAATATGACCAAGTGCTTAGGCAGCAGCCTAAAAACAAAGCCGCTGCAGACAACAAAAAATTGGTACAGGCAATGCTGAGGGAGCAGGACCAAAGAGAGAACAAGGGGAGCCAACAGGACCAAAGGGAGAACAAGGGGAGCCAACAGGACCAAAGGGAGAACAAGGGGAGCCAACAGGACCAAAGGGAGAACAAGGGGAGCCAACAGGACCAAAGGGAGAACAAGGGGAGCCAACAGGACCGAGCCAACAGGACCAAAGGGAGAACAAGGGGAGCCAACAGGACCAGAATTCGCGGTCTGGCGCTTCTTCTACCTTTCCCTCTTTTGTTTCGAAAACAGACAAAAATGAGCAAGCTGGAGGAAGAAAAGGAGGCCTTTCCAGTGGAACGATGA